From Phycisphaerae bacterium, one genomic window encodes:
- a CDS encoding exo-alpha-sialidase — protein sequence MSQQVFHESVVVPGDPSSPRNSEADVIELTNGDLLLGWSEFYSSEGHDWSPCRITGKISRDLGRTWSESFRILENEAKQSTMETDFLRLPSGDIALFYCRKNGPDDCRVMMRKSRDDGKTWSEPKRLSDWRGYVGLTDARSFVTSRGRIILPFYYTLLDCFVPPMFMVCQVMFSDDEGETWQLSRPPLAVPHSAIGGCEPAAVELPDGRLLMMLRNNSGRIWQSISQDQGYSWERPEPTDLAASTSPICLERLPNSDDILVIWNQASKTEIDWGFVRNRLSCAISKDGCRTWQHFKNLESLDDQTRVEPAPIGEPPAAGRVIWCAPVQPAGPLNCSYPSCTFVRGHAIITYDYPTGFCGLKLRVLPISWFYDDAAPSFKSGPVSATDWMPQAPQT from the coding sequence ATGTCACAGCAGGTGTTTCACGAGTCGGTCGTCGTTCCCGGCGATCCGAGCAGTCCGCGCAACAGCGAAGCCGACGTGATCGAACTGACCAACGGCGATCTGCTGTTGGGCTGGTCCGAGTTCTACTCCAGCGAGGGCCACGACTGGAGCCCCTGCCGGATCACCGGCAAGATCAGCCGTGACCTCGGCCGAACCTGGTCCGAATCCTTCCGCATTCTGGAGAACGAGGCCAAGCAGTCGACGATGGAAACCGATTTCCTCCGCCTGCCCTCCGGCGATATCGCCCTGTTCTACTGCCGCAAGAACGGTCCCGACGACTGCCGCGTGATGATGCGCAAGAGCCGCGACGACGGCAAGACCTGGAGCGAACCCAAGCGGCTCTCCGACTGGCGAGGCTACGTCGGCCTGACCGACGCCCGCTCGTTCGTCACAAGCCGCGGGCGGATCATCCTGCCGTTCTACTACACGCTCCTCGACTGCTTCGTCCCGCCGATGTTCATGGTCTGTCAGGTGATGTTCTCCGACGATGAGGGCGAGACGTGGCAGCTTTCGCGGCCGCCGCTGGCCGTTCCGCACTCAGCCATCGGAGGGTGCGAACCGGCGGCGGTCGAACTGCCCGACGGGCGGCTCCTGATGATGCTTCGCAACAACAGCGGACGGATATGGCAGTCCATTTCGCAGGACCAGGGCTATAGCTGGGAACGGCCCGAGCCGACCGACCTGGCCGCCAGCACCTCGCCGATCTGCCTCGAACGTCTGCCCAATTCCGATGACATCCTGGTGATCTGGAACCAGGCCTCGAAAACCGAGATCGACTGGGGATTCGTCCGCAATCGTCTGTCCTGCGCGATCAGCAAGGACGGCTGTCGCACCTGGCAGCACTTCAAGAACCTCGAATCGCTCGACGACCAGACCCGCGTCGAGCCGGCTCCGATCGGCGAGCCGCCCGCCGCCGGACGGGTTATCTGGTGCGCACCGGTTCAGCCGGCAGGGCCGCTCAACTGCTCCTATCCATCCTGCACCTTCGTCCGCGGCCACGCGATCATCACCTACGACTACCCGACCGGTTTCTGCGGCCTGAAGCTCCGAGTCCTGCCGATAAGCTGGTTCTACGACGATGCCGCCCCGTCCTTCAAGAGCGGCCCCGTCAGCGCCACCGACTGGATGCCGCAGGCCCCACAGACGTAG